Proteins from a single region of Chryseobacterium sp. W4I1:
- a CDS encoding glycoside hydrolase 43 family protein, protein MKTKNIINILSLTAFSVASNYLNAQEKNYVSEVWTADQGKNYKNPVLYADYSDPDAIRVGEDYYMTASSFNEAPGLPILHSKDMVNWKLVNYALPDVLPHEHFSTPKRGDGVWAPSIRFHKGEFYIYWSDPDFGIYMVKTKDPLGTWEKPVLVMEGKGLIDSCPFWDDDGNAYLVHGWAGSRAGVKSLLSVNKMNQEGTKVLDKGVHVFDGHDAHPTVEGPKMYKRNGYYYIFAPAGGVATGWQLVLRSKNIYGPYEEKVVLEQGSTKINGPHQGAWVDTPSGEDWFYHFQDIDAGGRIVHLQPMKWEKDWPIIGIDNNKNGIGEPVLSYKKPNVGQSYPIVNPPETDEFDGEKLGVQWQWSANENIVWSSKLPGQKFLRLFSMKVPEGEKNLWNVPNLLTQKFPAPNFIASTKVKLIPEDAKEGKTAGLLVMGLDHESIVITNKPDGFYLQLRRAEKADKGGEEKVLFETKLKGNEAYLKVNVNEPNGLCQFSYSENGKNFTKVGDVFQAKPGKWIGAKVGLYSVSTTKASRGGYADFDWFRITKN, encoded by the coding sequence ATGAAGACAAAAAATATTATAAATATACTTTCACTTACAGCCTTTTCGGTTGCATCAAATTATTTGAATGCACAGGAAAAAAATTATGTTTCTGAAGTCTGGACAGCCGATCAGGGAAAAAATTACAAAAATCCTGTTTTATACGCAGATTATTCCGATCCGGATGCCATTCGTGTCGGTGAAGATTATTATATGACCGCTTCAAGTTTCAATGAAGCTCCGGGATTGCCTATACTCCATTCAAAAGATATGGTTAATTGGAAATTAGTGAATTATGCACTTCCGGATGTTCTTCCACACGAACATTTTTCAACTCCCAAAAGAGGCGACGGCGTTTGGGCACCGAGTATCAGATTTCATAAAGGTGAATTTTACATTTATTGGAGCGATCCCGATTTCGGAATTTATATGGTGAAAACCAAAGATCCGTTGGGAACCTGGGAAAAGCCTGTTTTGGTGATGGAGGGAAAAGGATTGATCGATTCCTGTCCGTTCTGGGATGATGACGGAAACGCTTATTTAGTTCATGGTTGGGCAGGAAGTCGCGCAGGCGTGAAAAGTTTGCTTTCAGTAAATAAAATGAATCAGGAAGGAACAAAAGTTCTGGATAAAGGAGTTCATGTTTTCGACGGTCATGATGCACATCCAACCGTTGAAGGTCCTAAAATGTATAAAAGAAATGGCTATTACTACATTTTTGCACCTGCAGGCGGAGTCGCTACAGGATGGCAATTGGTGTTGAGATCAAAGAATATTTATGGTCCTTACGAAGAAAAAGTTGTACTCGAGCAAGGTTCGACGAAAATCAACGGACCTCACCAGGGAGCTTGGGTTGATACACCTTCCGGTGAAGATTGGTTTTATCATTTTCAGGATATTGATGCAGGCGGAAGAATCGTTCATTTACAACCGATGAAGTGGGAAAAAGACTGGCCAATTATCGGAATTGACAATAATAAAAACGGAATCGGTGAACCGGTTTTAAGCTATAAAAAACCAAACGTCGGACAATCCTACCCTATCGTAAATCCACCTGAAACGGATGAATTTGACGGTGAAAAATTAGGAGTCCAATGGCAATGGAGTGCGAATGAAAATATTGTCTGGTCATCCAAACTTCCCGGACAAAAATTTTTAAGATTATTCTCGATGAAAGTTCCTGAAGGCGAGAAAAATCTATGGAATGTCCCGAATTTATTAACTCAAAAATTCCCTGCTCCGAATTTTATAGCTTCCACAAAGGTTAAATTAATTCCTGAAGATGCCAAAGAAGGAAAAACAGCCGGACTTTTGGTGATGGGATTAGATCATGAATCCATCGTAATTACCAACAAGCCGGACGGATTTTATTTACAGTTAAGAAGAGCCGAAAAAGCGGATAAAGGCGGTGAAGAAAAGGTTTTATTTGAAACAAAATTAAAAGGCAACGAAGCTTATTTAAAAGTAAATGTGAACGAACCGAATGGTTTATGCCAGTTTAGCTACAGTGAAAACGGGAAAAATTTCACAAAAGTGGGTGATGTATTTCAGGCAAAACCCGGGAAATGGATCGGAGCTAAAGTCGGTTTATACAGCGTAAGCACAACCAAAGCTTCTCGCGGAGGATATGCGGATTTTGATTGGTTTAGAATTACTAAAAATTAA